The segment CATATGTCCTCATTATGTGTATACACTTTTATATTAATGTGAATATTGTAACTTTATTACAAGTATGCATtcaagaaaaacaaaataataataaataaataaataagttataaattataaaataaataaaattaacttataagagaaaaaaaaaaatgaaatccAATTtagataaaaagaaaaaaaaaaaagttcaaGGCATTACAGGGGATGTAAAAGTTACATCAACGGAAGATGCAGAAAACGACAAAAGGAAAGCatccataaaaaataatgtagtaaaagataaatataaaaatatttatgtatatatttatttgtgtatatatatatatatatatatatatatatatatataatacttccCTTTATGTAGAAAAACGAGACGTTCAGTCGATTTTTATTTCCTAAGAATCCAAGGGCATTTACCAACCTTGTAGAATATTCTTTCTCAAATGAACAATTTGTGACAATAGAAAATATTGACCACACCGTTTTTCATCTAGATATAAAATcgttagaaaaaaaaaaataataataaaataaaacatatatatatatatatatatatgtatatatttacacatatacaaaaaaataatatatatgttcctGTTTATAATGTAGCTGTTTGGTAAGGAAAGACAGTGACGAAGGAAAGAAACAAAtggaattaataaaaaaaaaaattgaaaaagcAAATGCTTTTACTCTTCTAAAAGATAACGGTTAATTAGATACCTAGAAAATATATCAcattaatacatacatacatacatatatatatatatatatatatatatatatatatatatatattcatttaattttccagattatatttatcataagcCTAAAAATTGTTTTGATTATATTGATAGATATTCCCAAACAGTGCCAAGATCATTtaagtacaaaaaaaatataatttttttttcttctccatatttcaaaaaaggggaaacaataaatattacataatataatataatattctttttttttttttttttttttaaagagaTGAATGTACTAAAACTGAACCACAAGAAATAAACGAAATATGTGACACAGGTtgggataataaaaaatatatatatatatatatatatatgtatgtatattttccatttttgagatttcatttttttatattttttttgtttagtTTCACAGTCAATAATATACGATGCATATCTGCATGAATTTCAAAAAATTTCAAATGGAGCAGACGGAAatgtaagaaataaaaagaaaaaatatataattgaatatatatatatatatatatatatatatatttatatttatatttatatttatatttatatttatatttgtgtgtatatattcttttttaggacaaggaaaaatataacaatgaTAAGAAAGacaatgatgataaaagCAAAAAGAATAATTCTTTAAGCATGGGCTTACTTTCTGATCATGCATCAAGCTCATATTCAGGAGAGTGCTCAGATGATGACAAGATAGGgggtattttattttcttctgaATCCTCATGTAGTAACAAAACATATATGTTTAGTGATAATGATGAGTTTGAGAATTATAAGGAGAACTATGAAGATGGTAGTGATGATTATATggattatgatgataataattatgaagattatgatgatgaggataataatgataatgatgattataatgatggtaatatatatgataacgataaaaatgtagaaatacataaaagtagtataaaaaatgaaaaggataATTATGATAGTAATATGattgaagaatataataaagaagagGAATATAAAGATTGTTCATACGttgatgaaaaattaaagaaaaataaaaaccatttagataaattaaataaaaataatgagactagaaaaacaaaacaaatgaGAAAAggggataaaaaaaaaagaataaaaaaagaatctaTAAGTGGAAAAcatgaattatattttataaattataaagataTTAATGAACAACAACATAAacaattaaattttatatatcatgataataatataaaaaagaatgataaaaaaatattatataaaaagaattttttaaaaacattaaaattaatggatagaatatataataaaaataatgaagaagaaatatatttatgttataaaaataaaaataataaaaatattttaacaaaattatggattttttcattaaatatatatcaattagTTGTAACAGATATAAAATTCCATCCATTGTATGAGGATTTATTTGctatatcttttaaaaataatgattttaaaataaatatgggaatattatgttgttttacatttaaaaatacaaaaaatccTGAACATTTTCTTAAAACAAATTTTCATATACATTCTATTGAATGGTCTACTATAAATACATCTATAATAATTGTTGGTTTGTCGAAtggaaatatatgtatatatgatttaaaaaaaaataaaaaagaatctttaatttttgaaagtaattttaaagaattatataatagagATATTATTTCACAAATCATATTTCACcctcaaataaaaatattttattctgTCTCATAtgatggatatatatatcagtggaaatataatcataaattTACAGTGggagaaaaattattaactctagaaaaagatattgatgattataataatacattaaatataatacatacacaATCTATTACATGTATAGATTTTAATCCTTTTAAAATCAATTTATTCCTTATAGGAACtaataaaggaaaaatatatctatactCAAGTACATATTCAGATCAttacttaaatatatataatgagcATACTATGTCGATAAATTCTTTATCTTATAACAAATTTAAAAGGgacatttttatatcttcttcTTATGACTGGACAATAAGAATATGGACCCAAAGCAGGAAAACATCcttaataatatttgataTCAAGGAggtacaaaataaataaataaataaataaatatatatatatatatatatgtgtactaaataattttatgtattattttattttatttcatttcatttcattttagTGCGTATATGATGTTAAGTGGTCTCCTTCTTTATCCACCTGCTTTTTTGTTATAAGCTCCAATGGAACCGGCAAATTACACATATATGATTTAAGCATAgacataaataaagaaataatttgtgaaattataacaaaaaaaaggaaattaagAAAACTTTGTGTAAATAAATTCAATGAAGTTATATTAATAGGAGAAGAAAATGGATa is part of the Plasmodium falciparum 3D7 genome assembly, chromosome: 9 genome and harbors:
- a CDS encoding dynein intermediate chain, putative → MKSNLDKKKKKKVQGITGDVKVTSTEDAENDKRKASIKNNKNETFSRFLFPKNPRAFTNLVEYSFSNEQFVTIENIDHTVFHLDIKSCLVRKDSDEGKKQMELIKKKIEKANAFTLLKDNDYIYHKPKNCFDYIDRYSQTVPRSFKDECTKTEPQEINEICDTVSQSIIYDAYLHEFQKISNGADGNDKEKYNNDKKDNDDKSKKNNSLSMGLLSDHASSSYSGECSDDDKIGGILFSSESSCSNKTYMFSDNDEFENYKENYEDGSDDYMDYDDNNYEDYDDEDNNDNDDYNDGNIYDNDKNVEIHKSSIKNEKDNYDSNMIEEYNKEEEYKDCSYVDEKLKKNKNHLDKLNKNNETRKTKQMRKGDKKKRIKKESISGKHELYFINYKDINEQQHKQLNFIYHDNNIKKNDKKILYKKNFLKTLKLMDRIYNKNNEEEIYLCYKNKNNKNILTKLWIFSLNIYQLVVTDIKFHPLYEDLFAISFKNNDFKINMGILCCFTFKNTKNPEHFLKTNFHIHSIEWSTINTSIIIVGLSNGNICIYDLKKNKKESLIFESNFKELYNRDIISQIIFHPQIKIFYSVSYDGYIYQWKYNHKFTVGEKLLTLEKDIDDYNNTLNIIHTQSITCIDFNPFKINLFLIGTNKGKIYLYSSTYSDHYLNIYNEHTMSINSLSYNKFKRDIFISSSYDWTIRIWTQSRKTSLIIFDIKECVYDVKWSPSLSTCFFVISSNGTGKLHIYDLSIDINKEIICEIITKKRKLRKLCVNKFNEVILIGEENGYIYSYKISYSFNPCYMDYLKGKRNQYFQIEIMDSFLSKVK